The Cohnella abietis genome has a segment encoding these proteins:
- a CDS encoding alpha/beta hydrolase, protein MTIAYEYDIHLPPNREPGRNYPTIFTLHGKGSNERNMFSLVESLSDEFIIVGIRGNFILGAGFQYYELKSLGNPIREQFDLAIKQLESFISYASEKYPIDQAQRYLLGFSQGAILSMTLAMTMGEQLKGIVALNGYVPQFVKTEYPLSSTDKVHVFISHGQYDSVFPLRIGEENAAYFQTLTSYLTFKTYPTDHGVSEDNQRDIIKWFKEREQV, encoded by the coding sequence ATGACAATCGCTTACGAATATGATATCCATTTGCCTCCGAACAGGGAGCCTGGACGCAACTATCCAACGATTTTCACGCTTCACGGTAAAGGATCCAACGAACGCAATATGTTTAGTCTGGTTGAATCGCTATCCGATGAGTTTATTATTGTCGGAATTCGTGGAAACTTCATTCTAGGAGCGGGATTTCAATATTATGAATTGAAAAGCTTAGGGAATCCGATCCGCGAGCAGTTCGATTTAGCGATTAAACAGCTGGAAAGCTTCATCTCATACGCGTCAGAAAAGTATCCAATCGATCAAGCTCAGCGTTATCTGCTCGGATTTAGTCAGGGGGCTATCCTGTCGATGACGCTTGCGATGACGATGGGAGAGCAATTAAAGGGCATAGTAGCTTTGAACGGATATGTACCTCAGTTCGTGAAAACGGAGTATCCACTTTCAAGTACTGACAAGGTGCACGTATTTATATCTCATGGACAATATGACTCCGTATTTCCCCTGCGAATCGGGGAAGAGAATGCCGCTTATTTTCAAACACTAACGTCATATCTCACTTTCAAAACCTATCCAACCGATCATGGTGTCTCTGAAGACAATCAACGAGATATTATCAAATGGTTTAAGGAGCGTGAACAAGTATGA
- a CDS encoding helix-turn-helix domain-containing protein, with translation MDIGSTIRAIRKRKKITIAQICEETGLSQGFMSQVETNKTSPSIATLDHIATALKVPLTYLLMKKEERMSIVRKGDRKITTSGSESLKVEHLGSSKNMKLRLVEFPPGASTGEAPHAHPGEEVHFVVKGQIIAEQGEDSARLEEGDSFRWNACTPHRVVNISDELSIVLVAVYMEADSEQDEDFL, from the coding sequence ATGGACATCGGCTCCACGATTCGGGCAATCCGAAAGCGAAAGAAGATTACCATTGCCCAAATATGCGAGGAAACGGGCTTGTCCCAAGGCTTTATGAGCCAGGTTGAAACCAATAAAACCTCCCCCTCCATTGCAACTTTAGATCATATCGCGACTGCGCTGAAAGTTCCTTTGACCTATTTGCTTATGAAAAAAGAAGAGCGAATGAGCATCGTCCGTAAAGGAGATCGCAAGATAACAACAAGCGGCAGCGAAAGCTTAAAGGTAGAGCATCTAGGCTCTTCGAAAAATATGAAGCTCCGTCTTGTGGAATTTCCACCTGGCGCTTCAACAGGGGAAGCTCCACACGCTCATCCTGGAGAAGAGGTTCATTTCGTTGTTAAGGGACAAATCATAGCAGAGCAAGGGGAAGACTCCGCCCGACTAGAAGAAGGGGATTCCTTCCGTTGGAATGCTTGTACACCACATAGGGTTGTTAATATTAGTGACGAGCTGAGTATCGTCCTTGTCGCAGTCTATATGGAAGCAGACAGCGAGCAGGATGAGGATTTCCTATAA
- a CDS encoding DODA-type extradiol aromatic ring-opening family dioxygenase: protein MMPSYFFAHGAPSLVLDELEYTTFLKSFSTTIPKPKAIVLFSAHWESRTQTVSDVPSTYSTIYDFSGFQDELYEMTYPARGEGSVSKEIEQLFKKHGIESAIDVERGLDHGAWAILKLMYPDADIPVITLSVNRYHTNEEQYRIGKALAELREKDVLIIGSGGTVHNLRRLNWRADVAEAWAEAFDKWLEDKLLAWDTQALFEYRAQAPYAVEAVPTNEHFIPLLLAMGAGDGNRQAKLLHRSYQYGTLSLSCWQFN from the coding sequence ATGATGCCATCCTATTTTTTCGCACATGGTGCGCCTTCACTCGTGCTTGATGAGCTTGAATATACAACTTTCCTGAAAAGCTTTTCCACGACAATCCCTAAGCCTAAGGCTATTGTCCTTTTCTCCGCACACTGGGAAAGCCGTACACAAACGGTTAGCGACGTGCCATCGACGTACTCTACTATCTATGATTTTTCTGGTTTTCAGGATGAGCTATATGAGATGACCTATCCAGCTAGAGGTGAAGGCTCCGTTAGCAAGGAGATAGAGCAGCTTTTTAAGAAGCATGGCATTGAGAGTGCTATTGATGTAGAGAGAGGGCTCGATCATGGGGCATGGGCAATTCTGAAGCTGATGTATCCGGATGCGGACATTCCTGTTATTACTTTGTCGGTCAACCGGTACCATACGAATGAGGAGCAATACCGAATTGGCAAAGCTCTCGCCGAGCTGCGGGAAAAGGATGTTCTGATTATTGGCAGTGGAGGTACCGTTCATAATTTACGTAGATTAAATTGGCGGGCAGACGTTGCTGAAGCATGGGCGGAAGCCTTCGATAAGTGGCTTGAGGATAAGCTGCTCGCTTGGGATACTCAAGCGCTGTTCGAATACCGGGCGCAAGCTCCGTATGCAGTGGAGGCCGTGCCGACGAATGAGCATTTTATCCCACTGTTACTAGCTATGGGTGCTGGGGATGGAAATCGCCAAGCAAAGCTGTTGCATCGTAGCTATCAATATGGCAC